A genome region from Aurantiacibacter sp. MUD61 includes the following:
- a CDS encoding transglycosylase domain-containing protein, which yields MGMFRKLFARSEPEDRWSERDLALENAPWSPLHGLDDDDDFLARYDDRGFTRPQRKYSQGWRRIIPSRWQDKSWLWWISRWTAAFLAVFILLVGYLAITAPLSKSLEPIAPPQITLLAADGTPIARNGAVVDEPVQVSELPDHVIEPFLAIEDRRFYSHWGVDPRGIGRAVFTGVGGGSTITQQLAKFTFLTPEQTLTRKAREALIAFWLEAWLTKDEILERYLSNAYFGDNMYGIRAASLHYFYRHPENLRPEQAAMLAGLLQAPSRLAPTRNPDLAAARYGLVKNAMVAAGYLTQEEADAMAVPTLDVRTRNDLPTGTYFADWALPEAREISGMSYSRETLTTTLDSRLQNIARRVVERAPLGEAQVALVAMRTNGEVVAMIGGRDYSESPFNRATQARRQPGSTFKLFVYLSALRAGWSPGDTIANTEFTSGSYQPGNSNDRYSEVITLRDAFAQSSNVAAVRLFNEVGSEAVIETARELGITTPLPDGDPSLALGTSTMSLLELTAAYAGVAGNSFPVSPRAFPQEEEGWFEWLTNGRGSLNASDHEDMQDMLRAAINDGTGRAATLSVANYGKTGTTQNNRDALFVGYAGDLVVGVWIGNDDNSPLDGVTGGGLPARIWRDFMRGALGAEAAPPRATPSPDPSGPVEPLDVPNLEDIPMGERSRLSIRDGEAVFSTDVEGVPLQIGVRDGELTLDVDEEAAQRRLEEASGQPSGQER from the coding sequence ATGGGTATGTTTCGAAAGCTGTTTGCGCGGAGCGAGCCGGAAGACCGCTGGTCAGAGCGCGATCTCGCGCTGGAAAATGCGCCGTGGAGCCCTCTGCACGGGCTGGACGATGATGACGATTTTCTGGCCCGATATGACGATCGTGGCTTTACCCGTCCCCAGCGGAAATACAGCCAGGGGTGGCGGCGGATCATTCCGTCGCGCTGGCAGGACAAGAGCTGGTTGTGGTGGATCAGCCGATGGACGGCGGCGTTCCTTGCAGTTTTCATCCTGCTGGTCGGTTATCTCGCGATCACCGCACCGCTTTCCAAAAGCCTCGAGCCGATCGCGCCGCCGCAGATCACGCTGCTCGCCGCTGACGGCACGCCGATCGCGCGCAACGGCGCGGTGGTGGATGAGCCGGTGCAGGTATCGGAGCTGCCCGACCATGTGATCGAGCCGTTCCTCGCGATCGAAGACAGGCGCTTCTATTCGCACTGGGGTGTCGATCCGCGCGGCATTGGTCGCGCGGTCTTCACCGGCGTGGGCGGTGGATCGACCATCACCCAGCAGCTGGCAAAATTCACGTTTCTCACCCCCGAACAGACTTTGACCCGCAAGGCACGAGAGGCGCTGATTGCATTCTGGCTGGAGGCTTGGCTGACGAAGGATGAGATCCTCGAACGCTATCTCTCCAACGCCTATTTCGGCGACAATATGTACGGCATTCGCGCTGCCAGCCTGCATTACTTCTATCGCCATCCGGAGAATTTGCGGCCCGAACAGGCAGCGATGCTGGCCGGGCTGTTGCAAGCACCAAGCCGCCTCGCTCCCACTCGCAATCCGGACCTTGCCGCCGCGCGATATGGGCTCGTGAAGAATGCCATGGTCGCGGCGGGGTATCTGACGCAGGAAGAGGCCGATGCAATGGCAGTGCCCACGCTCGATGTGCGCACGCGCAACGATCTGCCGACAGGTACCTATTTCGCCGACTGGGCGCTGCCTGAAGCGCGCGAGATTTCCGGCATGTCCTATTCGCGCGAAACGTTGACCACTACGCTGGATTCGCGGCTCCAGAACATCGCACGGCGCGTTGTGGAGCGGGCGCCATTGGGAGAAGCGCAGGTCGCGCTCGTGGCCATGCGCACAAATGGCGAAGTCGTGGCGATGATCGGCGGGCGCGATTATTCGGAAAGTCCCTTCAACCGTGCGACGCAGGCGCGCCGCCAGCCCGGATCGACTTTCAAACTATTCGTGTATCTCTCCGCCCTGCGCGCCGGGTGGAGCCCAGGCGATACGATCGCGAACACGGAGTTTACTTCGGGCAGCTACCAGCCGGGGAATTCCAACGACCGGTATTCCGAAGTGATCACGTTGCGCGATGCCTTTGCGCAAAGCTCCAATGTCGCAGCCGTGCGCCTGTTCAACGAAGTGGGCAGTGAAGCCGTAATCGAAACCGCGCGCGAGCTTGGCATCACCACGCCCTTGCCCGATGGCGATCCGTCGCTGGCGCTGGGAACGTCGACCATGAGCCTCCTGGAACTTACTGCCGCCTATGCCGGGGTGGCAGGCAATTCCTTCCCTGTGAGCCCACGCGCTTTTCCGCAGGAGGAAGAAGGATGGTTTGAATGGCTGACGAATGGCCGTGGCAGCCTCAACGCCAGCGATCATGAGGATATGCAGGACATGCTGCGCGCCGCCATCAACGATGGCACGGGTAGGGCGGCTACACTGTCGGTTGCCAACTACGGCAAGACCGGCACCACGCAGAACAACCGCGATGCGCTGTTCGTCGGCTATGCAGGCGATCTGGTGGTCGGCGTGTGGATCGGGAACGATGACAATTCGCCGCTCGATGGCGTGACGGGCGGCGGACTGCCCGCACGCATCTGGCGCGATTTCATGCGCGGCGCGCTGGGCGCAGAGGCAGCTCCGCCCCGCGCTACGCCTTCGCCCGATCCCAGTGGGCCGGTGGAACCGCTGGACGTGCCCAATCTCGAAGACATTCCGATGGGCGAGCGCAGCCGCCTGTCGATCCGCGACGGCGAAGCTGTGTTCTCGACCGATGTCGAAGGCGTGCCGCTACAGATCGGTGTGCGCGATGGCGAATTGACGCTGGACGTGGATGAGGAAGCCGCCCAGCGCAGGCTGGAGGAGGCTAGCGGCCAACCTTCCGGGCAGGAGCGCTAA
- a CDS encoding four-helix bundle copper-binding protein: protein MSIKEMISEHPSVGDDYNEQLAQAVKYAMYCAAICNSCADACNAETGDMSECIRKCSDCSDICQAVSTVAARRTHGNTVVIKSLLEACIIACKVCAEECAKHDNDHCRRCEKMCRECMEDCMKALDGMVDAATA from the coding sequence ATGTCGATCAAGGAAATGATTAGCGAGCATCCCAGTGTGGGTGACGATTACAACGAGCAGCTGGCGCAGGCGGTGAAATATGCCATGTATTGCGCGGCGATCTGCAATTCCTGCGCCGATGCGTGCAATGCCGAAACCGGCGATATGTCGGAATGCATCCGCAAATGCTCGGATTGCTCGGACATCTGCCAGGCCGTCAGCACCGTTGCCGCCCGCCGCACGCACGGCAACACTGTCGTCATCAAATCGCTGCTTGAAGCCTGCATCATCGCCTGCAAGGTCTGCGCCGAGGAATGCGCCAAGCACGACAACGATCACTGCCGCCGCTGCGAGAAAATGTGCCGCGAATGCATGGAAGATTGCATGAAGGCGCTGGACGGCATGGTCGACGCAGCGACCGCCTGA
- the recR gene encoding recombination mediator RecR: MASTEIENLAAALARLPGLGPRSARRAVLWLVKHRETALKQVLDALGAVQDKLVECDTCGNVDTQNPCTICADPRRDAKSICVVEDVADLWALDRARLFTGKYHVLGGRLSALDGVRPEDLTIDQLLGRVAEGGVDEVVLAMNATLEGQTTAHYIAEKLEDRPVRITQLAHGLPVGGELDYLDEGTLAQALRARRPLG; the protein is encoded by the coding sequence ATGGCCTCCACCGAAATCGAAAATCTGGCAGCAGCCTTGGCACGGCTTCCCGGGCTCGGACCGCGATCCGCGCGGCGGGCGGTGCTTTGGCTGGTCAAACACCGTGAGACGGCCTTGAAGCAGGTTCTGGATGCTCTGGGCGCCGTTCAGGACAAGCTCGTCGAATGCGACACCTGCGGCAATGTCGACACGCAAAATCCCTGCACGATCTGCGCCGACCCGCGCCGCGATGCGAAAAGCATTTGCGTGGTGGAGGATGTCGCGGACCTGTGGGCGCTTGACCGCGCGCGGCTGTTCACCGGCAAATACCACGTGTTGGGCGGGAGGCTTTCCGCGCTTGACGGCGTGCGGCCAGAAGACCTGACTATCGACCAGCTGCTCGGCCGCGTGGCAGAAGGCGGTGTGGACGAAGTCGTCCTTGCAATGAATGCGACGCTCGAAGGGCAAACGACCGCCCATTATATCGCTGAGAAGCTCGAAGATCGCCCCGTTCGGATCACCCAGCTCGCCCACGGTCTACCGGTCGGCGGGGAGCTGGATTACCTCGACGAGGGAACGCTTGCGCAGGCGCTGCGGGCAAGGAGGCCGTTGGGTTAG
- the truA gene encoding tRNA pseudouridine(38-40) synthase TruA, which translates to MTRFALTIEFDGGPFCGLQRQQHSPSVQQAIEEAAHAVTGEDVTLHSAGRTDSGVHALAMRSHVDIAKDIAPFRLMEALNAKLRPDPIAIIGCEEKADDWHARFSCTGRSYEYRIRNRRAPLTIEKGRAWHIARDLDSDAMHEAAQLLVGNHDFTTFRSAHCQSASPVKTLDKLDVTREGDAVIIRAAARSFLHHQVRSMVGTLALVGQGQWRTQQVAEALEAKDRSALGLNAPPEGLYFVAAQYPDEN; encoded by the coding sequence GTGACCCGCTTTGCGCTGACTATCGAATTTGACGGCGGGCCGTTCTGCGGACTGCAGCGGCAGCAGCATTCGCCATCGGTACAGCAAGCGATCGAGGAAGCGGCCCATGCGGTCACCGGCGAGGATGTAACGCTGCACAGCGCCGGTCGCACCGATAGCGGCGTGCATGCACTCGCGATGCGCAGCCATGTAGATATCGCGAAGGACATCGCGCCATTCCGGCTGATGGAGGCGCTCAATGCGAAGCTTCGCCCTGATCCCATCGCAATCATCGGCTGCGAGGAGAAAGCCGATGACTGGCATGCGCGCTTTTCCTGCACTGGCCGTTCTTACGAATATCGCATCCGCAATCGCCGCGCGCCGCTCACGATCGAAAAGGGCCGCGCCTGGCACATCGCCCGCGATCTGGACAGCGATGCCATGCATGAGGCGGCGCAGCTGCTGGTGGGGAACCACGACTTCACGACTTTTCGCAGTGCTCACTGCCAGTCCGCCAGCCCGGTCAAAACGCTCGACAAGCTCGATGTGACGCGTGAAGGTGATGCCGTGATTATCCGTGCCGCCGCGCGCAGTTTCCTGCATCATCAGGTCCGCTCCATGGTTGGCACGCTGGCGCTTGTCGGCCAGGGGCAATGGCGGACCCAACAGGTGGCCGAGGCGTTGGAGGCAAAAGATCGCTCGGCATTGGGCCTGAACGCCCCGCCCGAAGGCCTCTATTTCGTAGCCGCACAATATCCAGACGAGAATTAG
- a CDS encoding spermidine synthase, which produces MDIAENNPAALTDAPEKASQTSHRTDSEGRVATRLVASATLMLFVELALIRWLGSNVIHLSYFSNFVLLGSFLGIGAGFLISRKSWSIWPWSLPLLTLLTVGVIRYPMSIQHEGGEILYWTALELGGPPAWLALPLIFCLVAVILAGPAELVGRCFAKLPALKAYRWDLIGSLAGIVAFSALSFMHAPSLVWGMLAGVLYVALSEKKRRLATVAWTLPLLVILFNESTDENISWSPYYKIQTLDSDPPIDGVVNIRANGVPHQIMAPLELRRAMQYDIYFTPYERRASAELGDVLIVGAGSGSDLAIALDSGARSVDAVDIDPRIMEVGIEQNIDRPYQDPRVTRHINDGRAFLEGTDKTYDFILFALPDSLTLVNGASQIRLESFLFTEEAMQSVRNRLNPGGTFAMYNYYREDWLIDRLANTTAAAFGHAPCVDTFDDQQAVITVGLTPADQACQGVWQPVSAEADMQPANDNSPFIYFKGDNFPPLYIVTLGLILLASLITVRTLGGPLKEMRPYADLFFMGAAFMLLETKNIATFALLFGTTWFVNALVFGGVLIVVLAAVEYTRKFKTPPIGWCYAAMLASLLAAFFIPEEWLLAMPFWPRVVAAVLLAFIPIFIANVAFSKRFRESGDTRSAFAVNLLGTILGGCLEYAALFTGYNNLLIVVGALYLLAFALIPKVRPQVTGAG; this is translated from the coding sequence GTGGACATTGCAGAAAACAATCCGGCCGCTCTGACCGACGCGCCGGAGAAAGCATCGCAGACAAGCCATCGCACCGATAGTGAGGGCAGAGTTGCCACGCGGCTGGTCGCGTCGGCCACGCTGATGCTGTTTGTGGAGCTGGCGCTGATCCGATGGCTCGGATCGAATGTGATCCACCTTTCCTACTTCTCCAATTTCGTGCTGCTGGGCAGCTTTCTCGGCATCGGTGCGGGCTTCCTGATCAGCCGCAAGAGCTGGTCGATCTGGCCGTGGTCGCTGCCGCTGCTCACCCTGCTGACCGTCGGCGTGATCCGTTACCCGATGAGCATCCAGCATGAGGGCGGAGAGATACTCTACTGGACCGCGCTGGAACTGGGCGGACCGCCTGCATGGCTCGCCCTGCCGCTGATATTTTGCCTCGTCGCCGTCATCCTGGCTGGCCCTGCGGAGCTGGTAGGCCGCTGCTTTGCCAAGCTGCCTGCCCTTAAAGCCTATCGCTGGGACCTGATCGGTTCACTCGCAGGCATCGTCGCCTTTTCAGCGCTCAGCTTCATGCATGCACCTAGCCTCGTCTGGGGCATGCTTGCGGGCGTGCTTTACGTCGCCCTGTCGGAAAAGAAGCGCCGCCTTGCGACGGTGGCTTGGACGCTGCCGCTGCTGGTGATCCTGTTCAATGAGAGCACCGATGAGAACATAAGCTGGTCGCCCTATTACAAGATCCAGACGCTCGATTCCGATCCCCCAATCGATGGCGTGGTCAATATCCGCGCCAATGGCGTACCCCACCAGATCATGGCTCCGCTCGAGCTTCGGCGGGCGATGCAATACGACATCTATTTCACTCCTTACGAGCGTCGGGCGTCTGCAGAGCTTGGCGATGTTCTGATCGTGGGGGCCGGATCGGGCTCGGACCTGGCAATTGCGCTCGATAGTGGTGCGCGCAGTGTCGACGCTGTCGATATCGATCCGCGTATCATGGAAGTCGGGATCGAACAGAATATCGATCGCCCCTATCAGGATCCGCGCGTCACGCGGCATATCAACGATGGGCGCGCATTCCTGGAAGGCACCGACAAAACCTACGATTTCATCCTGTTCGCCCTGCCGGACAGCCTGACGCTGGTAAACGGTGCATCGCAGATCCGCCTGGAGAGCTTCCTGTTCACCGAAGAGGCCATGCAATCGGTTCGCAATCGCCTCAATCCCGGCGGCACCTTTGCGATGTACAATTATTATCGCGAAGACTGGCTGATCGACCGTCTGGCCAACACAACCGCTGCGGCTTTCGGCCATGCGCCCTGTGTCGACACGTTCGATGACCAACAGGCTGTCATCACTGTGGGACTGACTCCTGCTGACCAGGCGTGTCAGGGCGTGTGGCAGCCTGTCAGCGCCGAAGCCGACATGCAGCCTGCCAATGACAATTCGCCTTTCATCTACTTCAAAGGTGATAACTTCCCGCCGCTCTACATCGTGACGCTGGGGCTGATCCTGCTCGCTTCGCTGATCACCGTGCGCACGCTCGGCGGTCCGCTGAAGGAAATGCGGCCCTATGCAGACCTGTTCTTCATGGGCGCGGCTTTCATGCTGCTGGAAACGAAAAACATCGCCACTTTCGCTCTGCTGTTCGGCACGACATGGTTCGTGAATGCACTGGTGTTCGGCGGCGTGCTGATCGTGGTGCTGGCGGCAGTCGAATACACCCGCAAGTTCAAGACCCCGCCGATCGGCTGGTGCTATGCAGCGATGCTCGCATCACTGCTGGCTGCGTTCTTCATCCCTGAAGAATGGCTGCTCGCCATGCCGTTCTGGCCGCGCGTCGTGGCTGCGGTGCTGCTGGCCTTCATTCCGATTTTCATCGCGAATGTGGCCTTCTCCAAGCGCTTCCGTGAAAGCGGCGATACGCGCAGTGCCTTTGCAGTGAACCTGCTCGGCACGATCCTTGGCGGGTGCCTGGAGTATGCCGCGCTGTTCACTGGTTACAACAACCTGCTGATCGTGGTGGGTGCGCTTTACCTGCTCGCCTTCGCGCTGATCCCCAAAGTCCGCCCGCAGGTGACCGGCGCTGGGTGA
- a CDS encoding zinc-binding dehydrogenase, translating into MTTGRQLKSTLTSDGTLTLALEEKEFPAPTGNQVLVKMEAAPINPSDLALMITGVDLENADYSPGKIVAQMDPRMAATQAARHDKPQTVGNEGAGTVIAAGDGEMAQALMGQRVSCVPGHAYGEYALADAMMCLPLGDHSAEEGASSFVNPLTALGFVETAKREGHDAIIHAAAASNLGQMLNRICQEDGMGLVNIVRKQEQVDLLKGIGASQVVNSSEDDFEKQLASAISDTGAYLGYDPIGGGKTTDTCLRAMERVAASKMTEYSRYGSNQAKKMYIYGRLDLSPTILTPSYGFGWTVSGWLLTPFLGSCDMETMMRLRQRVQQGLTTTFASSYKERVGLEEMLTKDAIMDYAQMKTGEKYLVTPHG; encoded by the coding sequence ATGACCACCGGACGCCAGCTCAAATCGACACTCACTTCCGACGGAACGCTGACTTTGGCGCTGGAGGAAAAGGAATTCCCCGCACCGACCGGCAATCAGGTGCTCGTCAAGATGGAGGCGGCGCCGATCAATCCCTCCGATCTTGCGCTGATGATCACCGGGGTCGACCTCGAAAATGCCGACTACTCGCCCGGCAAGATCGTGGCGCAGATGGATCCGCGCATGGCCGCTACCCAAGCGGCGCGACATGACAAGCCGCAGACGGTTGGCAATGAAGGCGCCGGCACAGTCATCGCTGCGGGCGACGGCGAGATGGCGCAGGCACTGATGGGTCAGCGCGTTTCCTGCGTTCCCGGCCATGCCTATGGCGAATATGCGCTGGCCGATGCGATGATGTGCCTGCCGCTGGGCGATCACTCAGCAGAGGAAGGCGCAAGTTCCTTCGTCAACCCACTGACCGCATTGGGTTTTGTCGAAACCGCCAAGCGCGAAGGTCACGATGCGATCATCCATGCGGCTGCTGCATCCAACCTTGGCCAGATGCTCAATCGGATTTGCCAGGAAGACGGCATGGGTCTGGTCAATATCGTGCGCAAGCAGGAACAGGTGGACCTGCTGAAAGGCATTGGTGCCAGCCAAGTGGTGAACTCGTCCGAGGACGATTTCGAAAAGCAGCTGGCCTCCGCGATTTCCGACACCGGCGCATACCTTGGCTATGATCCCATCGGCGGCGGCAAGACGACCGACACCTGCCTGCGCGCCATGGAGCGCGTCGCGGCGTCGAAAATGACCGAATACAGCCGCTACGGCTCCAATCAGGCGAAGAAGATGTACATCTACGGCCGCCTCGATCTCTCGCCCACGATCCTTACGCCCAGCTACGGCTTCGGCTGGACGGTATCCGGCTGGCTGCTCACCCCATTCCTCGGCAGCTGCGACATGGAAACCATGATGCGCCTGCGCCAGCGTGTGCAGCAGGGGCTGACAACCACCTTCGCCAGCTCTTACAAAGAGCGTGTCGGGCTGGAAGAAATGCTCACCAAGGATGCCATCATGGATTATGCGCAGATGAAGACGGGCGAGAAATATCTGGTGACCCCCCATGGCTAA
- the fmt gene encoding methionyl-tRNA formyltransferase translates to MKIIFMGTPDFALPVLEALVEAGHDVVAVYSQPPRRSGRGKQERPSPVHARAEKLGIEVRNPTSLKGAEEQEALAALGADVAVVAAYGMILPQAVLDAPKHGCLNVHGSLLPRWRGAAPIHRAIQAGDEETGITIMQMEAGLDTGPMLLKECTPIDCKTTGELHDELAKMGARLMVEALSRLDELKPEEQDDSLATYAPKIEKAEARIYFAQPAEDIERNVRAFAPFPGAWFELNNVRVKLLRTEVVDASGKPGTLIDDKMTIACGHGALRPVTLQKAGKPTMGREQFLRGNPVREGTQLS, encoded by the coding sequence ATGAAAATAATCTTCATGGGAACGCCCGATTTTGCCTTGCCGGTGCTCGAAGCGCTGGTGGAGGCGGGGCATGATGTGGTCGCGGTCTACTCACAGCCGCCGCGCCGTTCTGGCCGCGGCAAGCAGGAGCGCCCTTCCCCCGTCCACGCGCGGGCCGAAAAACTGGGCATCGAAGTGCGCAACCCGACCAGTCTTAAGGGTGCGGAGGAGCAGGAAGCTCTGGCCGCGCTTGGCGCGGATGTGGCGGTGGTTGCCGCCTATGGAATGATCCTGCCGCAAGCGGTGCTGGATGCGCCTAAGCACGGCTGTCTCAATGTCCACGGCTCCCTGCTGCCGCGCTGGCGCGGCGCCGCCCCGATCCACCGGGCGATCCAGGCGGGCGATGAGGAAACAGGCATCACCATCATGCAGATGGAAGCGGGCCTCGATACAGGCCCCATGCTGCTGAAAGAATGCACGCCAATCGATTGCAAGACGACCGGCGAATTGCACGATGAACTGGCGAAAATGGGTGCGCGGCTGATGGTCGAGGCTCTCTCTCGTCTCGATGAATTGAAGCCTGAGGAGCAGGACGACAGCCTCGCGACCTATGCGCCCAAAATCGAAAAGGCCGAGGCGCGGATCTACTTCGCCCAGCCGGCCGAGGATATCGAGCGCAATGTCCGCGCGTTTGCCCCCTTCCCCGGTGCCTGGTTTGAATTGAACAATGTCCGCGTCAAATTGCTGCGGACCGAAGTGGTCGATGCATCGGGCAAACCCGGCACTCTGATCGACGACAAAATGACCATCGCTTGCGGGCACGGTGCCTTGCGCCCCGTCACGCTGCAAAAGGCTGGCAAGCCGACCATGGGCCGCGAGCAATTCCTGCGCGGCAATCCCGTGCGTGAGGGGACGCAGCTTTCGTGA
- the def gene encoding peptide deformylase: MAIREILEAPDPRLKTVSKPVETFDAELKTLVDDMFETMYAAHGIGLAAIQVGEPIRLLVIDLQEEDKDAEPVECEHDGTKHTHQPVINDPRIFVNPEILDPSDDMGTYQEGCLSVPDIYADVERPSRCRVRYQDLDGNQHEEEMSGMLATCIQHEMDHLNGILFIDHLSRLKRSMALKKLKKMREAA; encoded by the coding sequence ATGGCTATCAGAGAAATCCTTGAAGCGCCGGATCCCCGGCTCAAAACCGTGTCCAAGCCCGTCGAGACTTTCGATGCGGAGCTTAAGACGCTCGTCGATGACATGTTCGAAACTATGTATGCAGCGCATGGGATTGGCCTCGCAGCGATCCAGGTGGGCGAACCCATTCGCCTGCTCGTGATCGACCTGCAGGAAGAGGACAAGGACGCAGAGCCTGTCGAATGCGAGCATGACGGCACGAAGCACACCCACCAGCCGGTCATTAATGACCCGCGCATTTTCGTGAATCCGGAAATCCTCGATCCCAGCGACGACATGGGCACCTATCAGGAAGGCTGCCTGTCGGTCCCCGATATCTATGCCGATGTGGAGCGCCCGTCCCGCTGCCGCGTGCGCTATCAGGATCTCGACGGCAACCAACATGAGGAAGAAATGTCCGGCATGCTGGCCACCTGCATCCAGCATGAAATGGACCATCTGAATGGCATCCTCTTCATCGATCACCTCAGCCGCCTGAAGCGGTCAATGGCATTGAAGAAGCTGAAGAAGATGCGCGAAGCCGCGTGA
- the rmuC gene encoding DNA recombination protein RmuC, translating to MQIEYIVLISVTIALVIGAGLGWFFGSRPVADWKARHAERDAEAKALDEKFRKAIVDLENATVRAERADGLEKRLDEAREELTGLKAQAAGFAEQKRLLEESREKLLKEFENTGAAVLGKAQEAFLARANERFAHSEKASAEKLSTLLKPVDDRLKKYEAQVEQLEAKRVDAFGQLTGLIENMRRGQEEVRREAQRLGNSLTNAPKARGRWGERALQNVLEQCGLSEHTDFQLEQSVDTEGGRLRPDAIVHVPGQKKLVIDAKVSLNAYQAAFEADDEDERARQMGLHAKSMRNHVQTLGAKSYQSQFDDAPDYVVMFVPGEHFVAAALEADPELWDFAFKNGVLLATPTNLVAIARTVAQVWRQDKMAAEAQEIGKMGAELYDRLRVAAEHMKRVGGGLETAVSNYNKFVGSFERNVLTSGKRMAEKGLEISKEIEDVPLVEGAPRYTAEDISEDDPALLLQGDGEKK from the coding sequence ATGCAAATTGAATATATCGTACTCATCTCTGTCACGATCGCGCTGGTAATCGGCGCTGGCCTCGGCTGGTTCTTTGGATCGCGACCCGTGGCCGATTGGAAAGCCCGCCATGCCGAACGCGATGCGGAGGCGAAGGCGCTGGATGAGAAATTCCGCAAGGCGATTGTCGATCTGGAGAACGCCACTGTTCGTGCGGAACGCGCGGACGGGCTCGAAAAGCGGCTGGATGAAGCGCGCGAAGAGCTTACCGGGCTGAAGGCTCAGGCGGCAGGTTTTGCCGAGCAGAAACGTTTGCTCGAAGAAAGCCGTGAGAAGCTGCTGAAGGAATTCGAGAACACCGGCGCTGCGGTTCTGGGCAAGGCTCAGGAGGCATTCCTCGCCCGGGCGAACGAACGCTTCGCCCATTCGGAAAAGGCCAGTGCGGAGAAGCTTTCGACGCTCCTGAAGCCCGTCGATGATCGGCTGAAGAAATATGAGGCCCAGGTCGAGCAATTGGAAGCCAAGCGCGTCGATGCCTTCGGCCAATTGACTGGCCTTATCGAGAATATGCGGCGCGGGCAGGAAGAGGTGCGGCGCGAGGCGCAGCGTCTCGGTAACTCGCTCACCAATGCTCCCAAGGCGCGCGGGCGCTGGGGAGAGCGGGCGCTGCAGAATGTGCTCGAGCAGTGCGGCCTGTCCGAACATACCGATTTCCAGCTGGAGCAGTCGGTCGATACCGAAGGCGGGAGGCTGCGGCCCGATGCCATCGTGCATGTGCCGGGGCAGAAGAAACTGGTGATCGATGCCAAGGTCTCGCTCAACGCCTATCAGGCCGCGTTCGAGGCGGATGACGAGGATGAGCGCGCACGGCAGATGGGCCTGCATGCGAAGTCGATGCGCAACCACGTGCAGACGCTGGGTGCCAAAAGCTACCAAAGCCAGTTCGACGATGCACCCGACTATGTGGTGATGTTCGTGCCGGGTGAGCACTTCGTAGCCGCCGCGTTGGAAGCCGATCCAGAGCTGTGGGATTTCGCCTTCAAGAACGGCGTGCTGCTCGCCACGCCGACCAATCTGGTCGCCATCGCCCGAACCGTCGCGCAGGTCTGGCGGCAGGACAAGATGGCCGCCGAAGCGCAGGAAATCGGCAAGATGGGCGCAGAGCTCTACGACCGGCTCCGCGTGGCTGCCGAACACATGAAGCGCGTCGGTGGCGGGCTCGAAACGGCGGTCAGCAATTACAACAAATTTGTCGGCAGCTTCGAACGCAACGTCCTCACGTCAGGCAAGCGCATGGCCGAAAAGGGTCTCGAAATTTCCAAGGAAATCGAAGACGTCCCGCTCGTCGAAGGCGCGCCGCGCTATACGGCGGAAGACATTTCGGAGGATGATCCCGCACTGCTGTTGCAGGGCGATGGTGAGAAGAAATAA